Genomic segment of Streptomyces sp. NBC_01210:
CGGCGCAGCGGCCCCTCGGCGGTGGCGAGTTCTGCGTACGAGCCGCGCTGCACGGTCCGGCCTGCCTCCAGGACGACGATCTCGTCGACGGCGTCGAGCCCTTGCAGCCGGTGCGTGATCAGCACTGTCGTCCGGCCTTCCGTCGCCACCAGCAGATCCGCCGTCAGCGCATCGGCCGTCGCCAGGTCGAGGTGCTCGGCCGGCTCGTCGAGTACGAGTACGGGGAAGTCGGCGAGGAGCGCGCGGGCCAGCGCCAGCCGCTGCCGCTGACCGCCCGACAGCTGCGCCCCGTGCTCGCCGACGAGAGTGTCGAGACCGTCGGGCAGCACGTCGACCCACTCCAGCAGCCTCGCCTTGGCGAGCGCCTGCCGAAGCTCGTCCTCCGTCGCCTCCGTACGCGCGAGCCGGAGGTTCTCCCGTACGGAACTGTCGAAGAGGTGGGCATCCTGCGCGCACAGCCCGACGAACCGCCGGACCGCGTCCCCGTCGAGCGCGGCCGCGTCCACGCCGCCGATCGTGTACGTCCCTTCCCTCACGTCCAGGAAGCGGAGCAGCACCTGCGCGAGGGTGGTCTTTCCCGAACCCGAGGTGCCGACGACGGCGATGCGCCTCCCCACGGTGAGCGTCAGATCGAATCCGCGGAGCGCGTCCCGCTCCTGTCCGGCGTACCGGGCGCCGAGTCCTCGCACCTGGAGCGGGAACGCCGTCGCCGGCGGAGCCGCCGCCCGGTCCGGCTCGTGTACGGGGACGGGCGCGTCCAGCACCTCGAACACCCGCTCGGCGCTCCGCCTGACCCGCTGCCGGTACTGAACAGCCGCCGGGAGCCCGGTGACCGCCTCGAAAGCGGCGAGGGGAGTGAGCACCACCACCGCCAGGGACACCCCGTCCAGCCGCCCGTCACGCACCGCCTGCACTCCGGCGAAGGCGGCGCACACGACGGTCAGCCCGCAGGCCAGCGCGGAGAGGCCGCCGCCGAGTGCGGTGGCGACGGCGCCCCGGGAGGCGATGCGCGTCAGCTGCCGGTCGGCATCCCGCGTTCTCTCCAGTCGTCCCTTCAGGGCTCCGGCGACGGTCAGTTCGGCGGTACCGCCGAGCAGTTCGACGACACGGGTGGCCAGCACCCCGCGTGCGGGCGCGAGTTGACGTTCGGCCCGCCGTGCGAAAGCGCCGCTGATCAGCGGTACGGCCACACCGGCGAGGAGCAGACCGACGGCGAGCACGGCCCCGGCCTCGGGCAGCAGCCACGCCGTGAAGCCGACGGCCCCCGCGCCGACGACGACGGCCACTCCGGCAGGCAGCAGCCAGCGCAGCCAGTAGTCCTGCAGGGCGTCCACATCGGCGACGAGCCGCGACAGCAGATCTCCGCGCCGGGACTGCCGCAGCCCGGCGGGTGCGATCCGCTCCAGCCTGCGATAGACCGCGACCCGCATCTCGGCGAGCATCCGCAGCACGGCGTCGTGCGACACCAGACGCTCGGCGTACCGGAAGACTGCCCGCCCGATGCCGAAGGCGCGGGTCGCCGTCACAGCCACCATCAGATAGAGCACCGGCGGATGCTCGGACGCGCGCGAAATGAGCCACCCGGAAACGGCCATGAGCCCTACGGCGGAACCCAGAGCAAGGCTGCCCAGCAGCAGCGCGAGCCCGAGCCGGCCCCGCAGCTCCCCGGCAGCGCTTCGTACTCGTGCCAGCGGCGACCGTGTGCGCGCCGACTGCGTCGGCCCTGCAGTGTCAACGGCCTCGGCGGGCTGATCTCTGTCCATCTCCGTGCGCGCTGCCGCCGGAGTGTCCGCCGAACTCGATGGCTGAGTACCTCCGTACGCCGTAACTCCCGACCTCGCGGGCCCTGGAATCAGCGATGCGCGACGGGAGAGCGTGACCACCCGGTCCGCCACCGCCAGCAGTGCCGGCCGGTGGACGACCAGCAGCACCGTCCGCCCCTGAGCCAGCCGTCGCACCGCGTCGACGATGCCCGCTTCCGTCTCGCCGTCCAGTGCGGCCGTCGGCTCGTCGAGCAGCAGCAGCGGCCGGTCCGCGAGGAACGCCCGGGCCAGCGCGAGCCGTTGCCGCTGGCCGGCCGAGAGCCCGGTGCCGTCCTCGCCGAGCAGGCTGTCCACACCCTGGGGGAGCCCGGCCACAAAGTCGTACGCACCAGCGTTCCGCAGCGCTTCCCGCACCGCGGCATCATCGGCGTCCGGTCGCGCCAGCCGTACGTTCTCCGCGATCGTCCCCGCGAAGAGATACGGCCGCTGCGGCACCCAAGCGATCTGCTCGCGCCACCGGTCCAGGTCGAGCGTCGCCAGATCGGTACCGCCGACGCACACCCGCCCCTCGGCCGGCTCCACGAAGCCGAGCAGCACATCCAGCAGCGTCGACTTCCCGACCCCGCTCGGTCCGACCAGCGCGACCGTGTCGCCGGGCTCCACCACCAGTGAGGCCGCATCCAACGACGCCTCGCTACGCCCTGCGTGACGGACGGTCACTCCGTCGAGCTCCAACCGGAGTGTGCCCGGCACCTCGCCCGTACCGCCCGCCCGCGGCTCGGTCTCCAGGACCTGGAAAATCTCCTCTGCGGCCGAAAGCCCCTCCGCCGCCGCGTGGTACTGCGCGCCCACCTGCCGGATCGGCAGATACGCCTCGGGCGCGAGGATCAGAATCACCAGGCCCGTGTACAGATCCAGGTCCCCGTGCACCAGCCGCATACCGATACCGACGGCCACCAGCGCCACCGAGAGAGTCGACAGCAGCTCCAGCGCGAACGACGAGAGAAACGCGATCCGCAGAGTCCGCAGCGTCGCCTTCCGGTACTCCGAGGTGATCGATCGGATCGACTCGGCCTGG
This window contains:
- the cydD gene encoding thiol reductant ABC exporter subunit CydD, translated to MKPIDPRLLRYARATRLFLTAVVLLGLAGAALVVAQAMLIADVVVGAFERGLSTSALGTPLALLAAVAIGRAVVSWLTELAAHRASAAVKSELRGRLLERAAHLGPEWLSGQRTGSLVALATRGVDALDDYFSRYLPQLGLAVVVPAAVLARIVTEDWVSAAVIVLTLPLIPLFMILIGWATQARMDRQWRLLSRLSGHFLDVVAGLPTLKVFGRAKSQAESIRSITSEYRKATLRTLRIAFLSSFALELLSTLSVALVAVGIGMRLVHGDLDLYTGLVILILAPEAYLPIRQVGAQYHAAAEGLSAAEEIFQVLETEPRAGGTGEVPGTLRLELDGVTVRHAGRSEASLDAASLVVEPGDTVALVGPSGVGKSTLLDVLLGFVEPAEGRVCVGGTDLATLDLDRWREQIAWVPQRPYLFAGTIAENVRLARPDADDAAVREALRNAGAYDFVAGLPQGVDSLLGEDGTGLSAGQRQRLALARAFLADRPLLLLDEPTAALDGETEAGIVDAVRRLAQGRTVLLVVHRPALLAVADRVVTLSRRASLIPGPARSGVTAYGGTQPSSSADTPAAARTEMDRDQPAEAVDTAGPTQSARTRSPLARVRSAAGELRGRLGLALLLGSLALGSAVGLMAVSGWLISRASEHPPVLYLMVAVTATRAFGIGRAVFRYAERLVSHDAVLRMLAEMRVAVYRRLERIAPAGLRQSRRGDLLSRLVADVDALQDYWLRWLLPAGVAVVVGAGAVGFTAWLLPEAGAVLAVGLLLAGVAVPLISGAFARRAERQLAPARGVLATRVVELLGGTAELTVAGALKGRLERTRDADRQLTRIASRGAVATALGGGLSALACGLTVVCAAFAGVQAVRDGRLDGVSLAVVVLTPLAAFEAVTGLPAAVQYRQRVRRSAERVFEVLDAPVPVHEPDRAAAPPATAFPLQVRGLGARYAGQERDALRGFDLTLTVGRRIAVVGTSGSGKTTLAQVLLRFLDVREGTYTIGGVDAAALDGDAVRRFVGLCAQDAHLFDSSVRENLRLARTEATEDELRQALAKARLLEWVDVLPDGLDTLVGEHGAQLSGGQRQRLALARALLADFPVLVLDEPAEHLDLATADALTADLLVATEGRTTVLITHRLQGLDAVDEIVVLEAGRTVQRGSYAELATAEGPLRRMLERERAADLLGTRLSTAEYPV